A genome region from Crossiella equi includes the following:
- a CDS encoding 4-hydroxybenzoate 3-monooxygenase, with protein MHTRVGIVGAGPAGLLLSHLLHLNGIDSVVLETRSRGYIEARVRAGVLEAPTVELLREAGLARRLDRESLTHHGILLRFDDLEHRVDFAGLVGKAVTVYGQQELVKDLVAARVRDGGDLRFEVSDVTVHGLNSTTPSIHYTDEAGHRRELTCEVIAGCDGFHGVTRPAVPALTALEHRYPFAWLGVLARTPPTRDEVVYAAHERGFALASMRTPEISRLYLQVSTEDSPDNWPETRIWDELSTRLGEEIRPGEVLETVHTELRAFVAEPMRHGRLFLAGDAAHIVPPTGAKGLNLAIADVALLADAFTALLRDGDERFVESYSDTALRRVWRAQRFSSLMTDMLHRAPGGDRFQRYLQLSQLHHTVSSTAAATSLAEDYVGPPFARTVAVPS; from the coding sequence GTGCACACCAGGGTAGGCATCGTCGGAGCCGGACCCGCGGGACTGCTGCTGTCCCACCTGTTGCACCTCAACGGAATCGACTCGGTGGTCCTGGAGACCCGAAGCCGGGGCTACATCGAGGCCCGCGTTCGCGCCGGGGTGCTGGAGGCCCCGACCGTGGAGCTGCTGCGGGAAGCCGGACTGGCGCGGCGCCTGGACCGGGAGAGCCTGACCCACCACGGGATCCTGCTGCGCTTCGACGACCTCGAGCACCGCGTGGACTTCGCCGGCCTGGTCGGGAAGGCGGTCACCGTCTACGGCCAGCAGGAGCTGGTCAAGGACCTGGTCGCCGCCCGGGTACGCGACGGCGGGGACCTGCGCTTCGAGGTCAGCGACGTGACCGTGCACGGGCTGAACAGCACCACCCCCAGCATCCACTACACCGACGAGGCGGGCCATCGCCGGGAGCTGACCTGTGAGGTGATCGCGGGCTGCGACGGCTTCCACGGCGTCACCCGCCCCGCGGTCCCGGCCCTGACCGCCCTGGAACACCGCTACCCCTTCGCCTGGCTGGGCGTGCTGGCCCGCACACCCCCGACCCGCGACGAGGTGGTCTACGCCGCGCACGAGCGCGGGTTCGCCCTGGCCAGCATGCGCACCCCCGAGATCAGCCGCCTCTACCTCCAGGTCTCCACCGAGGACAGCCCGGACAACTGGCCGGAGACCAGGATCTGGGACGAGCTCAGCACCCGGCTGGGCGAGGAGATCCGGCCCGGCGAGGTGCTGGAGACCGTGCACACCGAGCTGCGCGCCTTCGTCGCCGAACCCATGCGGCACGGGCGGCTGTTCCTGGCCGGGGACGCCGCCCACATCGTGCCGCCCACCGGCGCGAAGGGCCTGAACCTGGCCATCGCCGACGTGGCCCTGCTCGCCGACGCCTTCACCGCCCTGCTGCGCGACGGCGACGAACGCTTCGTGGAGTCCTATTCGGACACCGCGCTGCGCAGGGTGTGGCGCGCCCAGCGGTTCTCCTCGCTGATGACCGACATGCTGCACCGCGCACCGGGCGGGGACCGGTTCCAGCGCTACCTCCAGCTCTCCCAGCTGCACCACACCGTCAGCTCCACCGCCGCGGCGACCAGCCTCGCCGAGGACTACGTCGGACCGCCCTTCGCCCGCACGGTCGCCGTGCCGAGTTAG
- a CDS encoding ABC transporter ATP-binding protein: MLAVTDLHKIYPGDNRTVEAVREVTFTVGAGELVCLVGPSGCGKTTLLKCLSGLLSPTSGRVELNGRAVTGPPEDMAMVFQEYGRSLFPWLTVWENVQLPLRQKKLPRRERERLGRIALAAVDLAHDGQAYPWQLSGGMQQRVAIARAVAYQPQVLLMDEPFAAVDAQTRADLEDLIRRVWRDLGVTILFVTHDIDEAVYLGERVVVLSSSPTVVQQEVLVDLPAERDQLATRALPRFAELRAEVYEQIQKAKASAVR; this comes from the coding sequence ATGCTGGCGGTCACTGACCTGCACAAGATCTACCCCGGCGACAACCGGACGGTCGAGGCCGTCCGGGAGGTCACCTTCACCGTGGGCGCGGGCGAGCTGGTCTGTCTGGTCGGTCCCTCCGGCTGCGGCAAGACCACGCTGCTCAAGTGCCTGTCCGGCCTGCTCTCCCCCACCTCCGGGCGCGTCGAGCTCAACGGCCGCGCGGTCACCGGGCCGCCCGAGGACATGGCCATGGTCTTCCAGGAGTACGGGCGCAGCCTGTTCCCCTGGCTGACCGTGTGGGAGAACGTGCAGCTGCCGTTGCGGCAGAAGAAGCTGCCCCGCCGGGAACGCGAACGTCTGGGCCGCATCGCGCTGGCCGCGGTGGACCTGGCGCACGACGGCCAGGCCTACCCGTGGCAGCTCTCCGGCGGCATGCAGCAGCGGGTGGCCATCGCCCGCGCGGTGGCCTACCAGCCGCAGGTGCTGCTCATGGACGAGCCGTTCGCCGCGGTGGACGCCCAGACCCGCGCGGACCTGGAGGACCTGATCCGCCGGGTGTGGCGGGACCTCGGGGTCACCATCCTGTTCGTCACCCACGACATCGACGAGGCGGTGTACCTGGGCGAGCGGGTGGTCGTGCTGTCCAGCTCGCCGACCGTCGTGCAGCAGGAGGTCCTGGTGGACCTGCCCGCCGAACGGGACCAGCTGGCCACGCGTGCGCTGCCGCGCTTCGCCGAGCTGCGCGCCGAGGTCTACGAGCAGATCCAGAAGGCCAAGGCCTCGGCCGTCCGCTAG
- a CDS encoding ABC transporter permease, producing the protein MSTRPLRRLGYALGLPVILFGLWWVLSAGSTDIYLPALSTILSAFGETWFSERLVTDVLPSLGRLAAGFGLAAVLGVGLGVLIGSNRTVRLVAEPVLEFFRAMPPPVLVPVLMLFAGIGATMKITVIAVGALWPVLLNTVEGVRGVDEVLRDTARVYRLRGPALLWHLVLRSASPRIFTGLRQALSLAVILMVVSEMFAASEGLGFTIIAFQRGFAIPEMWSGILLLGLLGVALSLLFRAVERRALSWYFGLREAQGEGRHAGGH; encoded by the coding sequence GTGAGCACCCGACCGCTCCGGCGCCTGGGCTACGCCCTGGGCCTGCCGGTCATCCTCTTCGGCCTGTGGTGGGTGCTGTCCGCGGGCAGCACCGACATCTACCTGCCCGCACTGTCCACGATCCTGTCCGCCTTCGGCGAGACCTGGTTCTCCGAGCGCCTGGTCACCGACGTGCTGCCCAGCCTCGGCCGCCTCGCCGCCGGGTTCGGCCTGGCCGCCGTGCTCGGGGTCGGCCTGGGGGTGCTGATCGGTTCGAACCGGACGGTGCGACTGGTCGCTGAACCGGTTCTGGAGTTCTTCCGGGCCATGCCACCACCGGTCCTCGTCCCGGTGCTCATGCTGTTCGCGGGCATCGGCGCCACGATGAAGATCACCGTCATCGCCGTGGGCGCGCTGTGGCCGGTGCTGCTCAACACCGTCGAGGGCGTGCGCGGGGTGGACGAGGTGCTGCGCGACACCGCCCGCGTGTACCGCCTGCGCGGCCCGGCCCTGCTGTGGCACCTGGTGCTGCGCTCGGCCAGCCCGCGGATCTTCACCGGCCTGCGGCAGGCGTTGTCCCTGGCCGTGATCCTCATGGTGGTCAGCGAGATGTTCGCCGCCAGCGAGGGCCTCGGCTTCACCATCATCGCCTTCCAGCGCGGGTTCGCCATCCCGGAGATGTGGAGCGGCATCCTGCTGCTCGGCCTGCTCGGGGTCGCGCTGTCCCTGCTCTTCCGCGCGGTCGAACGCCGCGCCCTGTCCTGGTACTTCGGGCTCCGAGAAGCACAAGGCGAGGGAAGACATGCTGGCGGTCACTGA
- a CDS encoding ABC transporter permease, translated as MAPAWRDTMPGSSADPAEQLFPGFVPLATPAPRRSGSASAVPATRRSPGSVPAARPLPTPAAHDAGPAPVTPSPGLPAALLGAFGIAGLALLLELLPRTGLVAAQHLPPLSVILSALALEAADPVFWFSLYETLRGWAIGLAVAVGAGLVLGIPIGLLARARLATASTIEFLRPIPSVALVPLAVLLFGTDLMATLLLVVYAAFWQVLVQVIAGVRDIDPVAADTARVFRLGPLARLRHVIWPSALPYVLTGVRLGATVALVLAVTGELVIGSPGLGKQIAVAQSSGAVASMYALILVTGLIGMAVNLGFTALGRKVLAWHPTVRGDLLR; from the coding sequence GTGGCACCGGCCTGGCGGGACACCATGCCCGGCAGCTCCGCCGACCCGGCGGAACAGCTCTTCCCCGGCTTCGTCCCGCTGGCCACCCCCGCGCCGCGCCGGTCCGGCAGCGCGAGCGCGGTCCCGGCCACGCGGCGTTCCCCGGGCTCCGTCCCGGCCGCCCGGCCCCTGCCCACCCCAGCGGCCCACGACGCGGGCCCCGCCCCCGTCACCCCCTCCCCCGGTCTCCCGGCCGCGCTGCTCGGCGCCTTCGGCATCGCGGGCCTGGCCCTGCTCCTGGAACTGCTCCCCCGCACGGGCCTGGTGGCCGCACAGCACCTGCCCCCGCTGTCGGTGATCCTCAGCGCCCTGGCCCTGGAAGCCGCCGACCCCGTCTTCTGGTTCTCCCTGTACGAAACCCTGCGCGGCTGGGCGATCGGCCTGGCCGTCGCCGTCGGGGCCGGGCTGGTGCTGGGCATCCCGATCGGACTCCTCGCCCGCGCGCGCCTGGCCACCGCCTCGACCATCGAGTTCCTCCGCCCGATCCCGTCGGTGGCCCTGGTACCGCTGGCGGTCCTGCTGTTCGGCACCGACCTCATGGCCACGCTCCTGCTCGTCGTCTACGCGGCGTTCTGGCAGGTCCTCGTGCAGGTGATCGCCGGAGTGCGCGATATCGACCCCGTCGCCGCCGACACCGCCCGCGTGTTCCGGCTCGGGCCGCTCGCCCGGCTGCGGCACGTGATCTGGCCCAGCGCCCTGCCGTACGTGCTCACCGGCGTGCGCCTCGGCGCGACCGTCGCGCTCGTGCTGGCCGTCACCGGGGAGCTGGTCATCGGCAGTCCCGGGCTGGGCAAGCAGATCGCGGTCGCGCAGTCCAGCGGGGCGGTCGCCTCGATGTACGCCCTGATCCTGGTGACCGGCCTCATCGGCATGGCGGTCAACCTCGGTTTCACCGCGCTGGGCCGGAAAGTGCTGGCCTGGCATCCCACCGTGCGGGGTGACCTCCTCCGGTGA
- a CDS encoding ABC transporter substrate-binding protein, giving the protein MSARFSLRTTGLLLSGALVLTGCASPVANVGASSTPSGSTTPVSLGVVPVVDVAPIYLGKEKGFFAKRGIDLRMETGQGGAAILPGVMSSQLTFGFSNITSLLVARDKGLDVKVVANGTSSSGKDGGDFGAVVVRGDSPVKSAKDLAGRSVAVNTLKNIGDTTIRASVRKAGGDADAVRFTELGFPDMPAALQNGNVEAAWVVEPFLSVARNQGARVVAWNFVDTAPKMTVAAYFTSGKLQKEQPDLVKRFTEAANESLSYAQAHPDEARQAITGYTKITKDQVAAMTLPDWPATVNRDSIATLADLAAQDKLVSGKPDLAALLP; this is encoded by the coding sequence GTGAGCGCCAGGTTTTCCCTGCGTACCACCGGCCTTCTGCTATCCGGCGCGCTCGTGCTCACCGGCTGCGCCTCCCCCGTCGCCAACGTCGGGGCCTCCTCCACCCCCTCCGGTTCGACCACCCCGGTGTCACTGGGCGTGGTGCCGGTCGTGGACGTCGCCCCCATCTACCTAGGCAAGGAGAAGGGCTTCTTCGCCAAGCGCGGCATCGACCTGCGCATGGAGACCGGCCAGGGCGGCGCGGCCATCCTGCCCGGGGTGATGAGCAGCCAGCTGACCTTCGGGTTCAGCAACATCACCTCGTTGCTGGTGGCCCGGGACAAGGGCCTGGACGTCAAGGTCGTGGCCAACGGCACCTCCTCCTCCGGCAAGGACGGCGGTGACTTCGGCGCGGTCGTGGTGCGCGGCGACTCCCCGGTCAAGTCCGCGAAGGACCTGGCCGGGCGCAGCGTCGCGGTGAACACGCTGAAGAACATCGGTGACACCACGATCCGCGCCTCGGTCCGCAAGGCCGGGGGCGACGCGGACGCGGTGAGGTTCACCGAGCTCGGCTTCCCGGACATGCCCGCGGCGCTGCAGAACGGCAACGTCGAGGCGGCCTGGGTGGTCGAACCCTTCCTGAGCGTGGCCCGCAACCAGGGCGCGAGGGTCGTGGCCTGGAACTTTGTGGACACCGCGCCCAAGATGACGGTCGCGGCCTACTTCACCTCGGGCAAGCTCCAGAAGGAGCAGCCGGACCTGGTGAAGCGCTTCACCGAGGCCGCCAACGAGTCCCTCAGCTACGCCCAGGCGCACCCGGACGAGGCCCGCCAGGCGATCACCGGCTACACCAAGATCACCAAGGACCAGGTCGCGGCCATGACGCTGCCGGACTGGCCCGCCACGGTGAACCGGGACTCGATCGCGACCCTGGCCGACCTCGCGGCACAGGACAAGCTCGTCTCCGGCAAGCCCGACCTGGCCGCCCTGCTGCCATGA
- a CDS encoding helix-turn-helix domain-containing protein — translation MTELGLADTNGILAQPWLRPARTTSGLGLAEVYLSAQHERPYRAEFAPARSHQLILHTSGPAGVRRGTGAPRRVPVGGLFLQPAHRPLAVELCDPLDTVHVYLTDTAVPGPLTERLGVRDALLEHLVLALDGVVRDWQPSARAYAEQLGLMIAAQLAHRHGLAPVAEPVRRGLCDERFGKVHEFVVEHLAEPLSLTDLARVAGLSVSQFARQFTARTGLAPHRWLLRERLDRASVLLRATDTPIAAIAAACGFSHQEHLTRVMRSHLDTTPAALRRAG, via the coding sequence ATGACCGAGCTGGGGCTCGCCGACACCAACGGCATCCTCGCGCAGCCCTGGCTGCGCCCGGCGCGCACGACCAGCGGGCTCGGGCTCGCCGAGGTCTACCTCTCCGCCCAGCACGAGCGGCCCTACCGCGCCGAGTTCGCCCCGGCCCGCAGCCACCAGCTCATCCTGCACACCTCCGGCCCGGCCGGGGTGCGGCGCGGGACCGGGGCCCCTCGACGGGTCCCGGTCGGCGGCCTGTTCCTGCAGCCCGCACACCGGCCGCTGGCCGTCGAGCTGTGCGACCCCCTGGACACCGTGCACGTCTACCTCACCGACACCGCCGTGCCCGGACCGCTCACCGAACGCCTCGGCGTCCGTGACGCCCTGCTCGAACACCTGGTCCTGGCCCTGGACGGCGTGGTCCGCGACTGGCAGCCCAGTGCCCGCGCCTACGCCGAGCAGCTCGGCCTGATGATCGCCGCCCAGCTCGCACACCGGCACGGCCTGGCCCCCGTCGCCGAGCCCGTGCGGCGCGGCCTGTGCGACGAGCGGTTCGGGAAGGTCCACGAGTTCGTGGTGGAGCACCTGGCCGAACCGCTGTCGCTGACCGACCTGGCGCGTGTCGCCGGGCTCAGCGTCAGCCAGTTCGCCCGCCAGTTCACCGCCCGCACCGGCCTGGCCCCGCACCGCTGGCTGCTGCGCGAGCGCCTGGACCGCGCCAGCGTGCTGCTGCGCGCCACCGACACCCCGATCGCCGCCATCGCCGCCGCCTGCGGGTTCTCCCACCAGGAGCACCTCACCCGCGTCATGCGCAGCCACCTCGACACCACCCCCGCCGCGCTTCGCCGGGCCGGGTGA